From Microbacterium invictum, the proteins below share one genomic window:
- a CDS encoding arginine--tRNA ligase, which translates to MNPEALSAALLAVIAPLAEARRAGSSEGLTAADLPLDRPKNRDHGDWASNAALKLAKVVGANPRDFAAEIATSLASTPGIAGVEVAGPGFINIRLDAAAAGALARTIVEAGAAFGTNDSQRGQTINLEFVSANPTGPMHIGHTRWAALGDSMARLLLASGATLVREFYVNDAGAQMERFGRSVLAAIKGEPTPEDGYPGAYIDELAQRVQAAVPGILDLGEDEQLTIARDRGYELQLGDLQASLVKFNVHFDVFFSERTLHAKGAAGEPSLVDEAVDRLRAQGHVFDADGAVWVRTTDFGDDKDRVIRRSNGEYTYFAADAAYYLNKTDRGFAHKIYLLGADHHGYVHRLKALAGAAGDDPDTDIEVLIGQLVSVNGARLSKRAGNIIELDDLRDWLGTDALRYSLGRYPADSPLTLDPEVLQKRTNDNPVFYVQYAHARTHNVGRNAADTGVKRDIFAPELLTHETESALLGALQEFPRIVAFAAEVREPHRVARYLEELAGLYHRWYDNCRVTPLGDEEVTDVHRTRLWLNDATGQVLRNGLDLLGVSAPERM; encoded by the coding sequence ATGAATCCAGAAGCCCTCTCCGCCGCCCTGCTCGCCGTCATCGCCCCGCTTGCCGAGGCGCGACGCGCCGGCTCGAGCGAGGGACTGACGGCCGCGGATCTGCCGCTGGACCGGCCCAAGAACCGCGACCACGGCGACTGGGCCTCAAACGCGGCACTCAAGCTCGCGAAGGTCGTGGGCGCGAATCCCCGCGACTTCGCCGCCGAGATCGCGACCTCTCTGGCATCGACCCCCGGCATCGCCGGTGTCGAGGTCGCCGGCCCCGGATTCATCAACATCCGGCTCGATGCCGCGGCCGCCGGCGCCCTGGCACGCACGATCGTCGAGGCGGGCGCCGCGTTCGGCACGAACGACTCGCAGCGCGGCCAGACCATCAACCTCGAGTTCGTCAGCGCCAACCCCACCGGCCCGATGCACATCGGCCACACCCGCTGGGCGGCGCTCGGCGACTCGATGGCGCGTCTGCTGCTCGCCAGCGGCGCGACCCTGGTGCGCGAGTTCTACGTCAACGACGCCGGCGCCCAGATGGAGCGGTTCGGCCGCTCGGTGCTGGCGGCGATCAAGGGCGAGCCGACTCCCGAAGACGGCTACCCGGGCGCCTACATCGACGAGCTCGCGCAGCGGGTGCAGGCCGCCGTCCCCGGCATCCTGGACCTCGGCGAGGACGAGCAGCTGACCATCGCACGCGACCGGGGCTACGAGCTGCAGCTCGGCGACCTGCAGGCCTCGCTCGTGAAGTTCAACGTGCACTTCGATGTGTTCTTCAGCGAGCGCACCCTGCACGCGAAGGGCGCCGCCGGGGAGCCGAGCCTCGTGGACGAGGCCGTCGACCGGCTGCGCGCGCAGGGCCACGTGTTCGACGCCGACGGCGCCGTGTGGGTGCGCACCACCGACTTCGGCGACGACAAGGACCGGGTGATCCGCCGGTCCAACGGCGAATACACCTACTTCGCCGCCGACGCCGCCTATTACCTCAATAAGACCGACCGCGGCTTCGCGCACAAGATCTACCTGCTCGGCGCCGACCACCACGGCTACGTGCACCGGCTCAAGGCGCTCGCCGGCGCCGCCGGGGACGACCCCGACACGGACATCGAGGTGCTCATCGGGCAGCTCGTGTCGGTCAACGGGGCGCGGCTGTCCAAGCGCGCCGGCAACATCATCGAGCTCGACGACCTGCGCGACTGGCTCGGCACCGACGCGCTGCGGTATTCGCTCGGACGGTATCCGGCCGACTCGCCGCTGACCCTCGACCCCGAGGTGCTGCAGAAGCGCACGAACGACAACCCCGTCTTCTACGTGCAGTACGCGCATGCCCGCACGCACAACGTGGGCCGCAACGCCGCCGACACCGGCGTCAAGCGTGACATCTTCGCGCCCGAGCTGCTCACCCACGAGACCGAGTCGGCGCTGCTGGGCGCTCTGCAGGAGTTCCCGCGCATCGTCGCGTTCGCCGCCGAGGTGCGCGAGCCGCACCGCGTCGCCCGCTACCTCGAAGAGCTCGCCGGTCTCTACCACCGCTGGTACGACAACTGCCGCGTCACCCCGCTGGGTGACGAAGAGGTCACCGACGTGCACCGCACCCGCCTGTGGCTCAACGACGCCACCGGCCAGGTGCTGCGCAACGGGCTGGATCTGCTCGGCGTGAGCGCCCCCGAGCGGATGTGA
- the trmB gene encoding tRNA (guanosine(46)-N7)-methyltransferase TrmB, with amino-acid sequence MPQPESAETSATPEHPAAAAGSGVPRFREKPVSFVRRSGRMSDGQERAWADLAPRYVLPVQRDAAATSIRPGTAIDPAAVYGRTAALVVEIGSGQGHAIVHAAASTPDTDFLAVEVFRAGLARTMLDADRAGADNLRLVEANAPEVLEHLLPEASIDELWIFFPDPWHKKKHTKRRLIAPEFPPIAARVLREGGVLRLATDWEDYALQMREVMAGAAEFTPAFDGEWAPRFEGRIMTAFERKGIAKGREIRDLVYRRVARPGA; translated from the coding sequence ATGCCGCAGCCTGAATCCGCCGAGACCTCTGCGACGCCCGAGCATCCGGCGGCAGCCGCCGGCTCCGGTGTGCCGCGGTTCCGCGAGAAGCCCGTCTCGTTCGTGCGGCGCAGCGGCCGGATGAGTGACGGGCAGGAGCGCGCCTGGGCCGACCTGGCGCCGCGGTATGTGCTGCCGGTTCAGCGGGATGCCGCGGCCACCAGTATCCGCCCCGGCACCGCCATCGACCCGGCGGCCGTCTACGGCCGCACCGCGGCGCTCGTGGTCGAGATCGGATCGGGTCAGGGACACGCGATCGTGCACGCCGCGGCATCCACCCCCGACACGGACTTCCTCGCCGTCGAGGTCTTCCGGGCGGGACTCGCACGTACGATGCTCGACGCCGATCGTGCCGGCGCCGACAACCTGCGCCTCGTCGAGGCCAACGCCCCCGAGGTGCTCGAGCACCTGCTGCCGGAGGCATCGATCGACGAGCTGTGGATCTTCTTCCCCGACCCGTGGCACAAGAAGAAGCACACCAAACGGCGCCTGATCGCCCCCGAGTTCCCGCCGATCGCGGCTCGCGTGCTGCGTGAGGGTGGCGTGCTGCGGCTCGCGACCGACTGGGAGGACTACGCGCTGCAGATGCGCGAAGTGATGGCCGGTGCCGCCGAGTTCACCCCCGCGTTCGACGGGGAGTGGGCGCCGCGCTTCGAGGGTCGCATCATGACCGCGTTCGAGCGCAAGGGCATCGCGAAGGGCCGTGAGATCCGCGATCTCGTCTACCGCCGCGTGGCCCGCCCCGGAGCCTGA
- a CDS encoding CPBP family glutamic-type intramembrane protease codes for MPGVGVADLGVRPVVGVATVPALLVCLAAPAFFVLMVPWLGWALLAAGLVIAVVIERGRIRASTPSLTRDLSLIAIGLLIVSSIPLKAELDNAAMLRFTLALGGAVVVPYVISRWVYRDRATGFPWRGGHRWKRWQWLWLVAVLVLGWLILPFYFITSGVYQNWPVVDSPELIARLFVGVGAVGIWDELFFICTCFALLRRHFADGAANVLQAIVFVSFLWELGYQAWGPVLTIPFALLQAVIFIRTRSLAYVVTVHLLFDAVVFAVLVHAHNPGMLEWLFLVSP; via the coding sequence GTGCCCGGCGTGGGAGTGGCCGATCTCGGGGTGCGCCCCGTCGTCGGCGTCGCGACGGTCCCGGCACTCCTGGTGTGCCTGGCCGCTCCGGCGTTCTTCGTGCTCATGGTGCCGTGGCTCGGCTGGGCGCTGCTCGCGGCCGGACTCGTGATCGCCGTCGTCATCGAGCGGGGCCGGATCAGGGCATCCACCCCTTCGCTCACGCGCGATCTGTCATTGATCGCGATCGGCCTGCTGATCGTCAGCTCGATCCCGCTGAAGGCCGAGCTCGACAACGCCGCGATGCTGCGGTTCACACTCGCGCTCGGCGGCGCGGTCGTCGTGCCCTACGTCATCTCGCGCTGGGTGTACCGCGACCGGGCGACCGGGTTCCCCTGGCGTGGGGGACACCGGTGGAAGCGGTGGCAGTGGCTGTGGCTGGTCGCCGTGCTGGTGCTCGGCTGGCTGATCCTGCCGTTCTACTTCATCACCTCGGGCGTCTACCAGAACTGGCCGGTCGTGGACTCGCCCGAGCTCATCGCGCGACTGTTCGTGGGCGTCGGTGCGGTCGGCATCTGGGACGAGCTGTTCTTCATCTGCACATGCTTCGCGCTGCTGCGGCGCCACTTCGCCGACGGCGCCGCGAACGTGCTGCAGGCAATCGTGTTCGTGTCGTTCCTGTGGGAGCTCGGCTACCAGGCGTGGGGTCCCGTGCTGACGATTCCGTTCGCGCTGCTGCAGGCCGTGATCTTCATCCGCACGCGGTCGCTGGCCTACGTCGTGACAGTGCACCTGCTGTTCGACGCCGTGGTGTTCGCTGTGCTCGTCCATGCGCACAACCCCGGCATGCTCGAGTGGCTGTTCCTGGTCTCGCCCTGA
- a CDS encoding TPM domain-containing protein, with product MRSRLVLALMAAVAIVLGGPGIALATDPVTLGSGRVLDDAGVLSSGEETAIQERYEALSQSSGVDLWVVYVDEFTNPSSAQEWADEVVVANGLGVNQYLLAVSTDGRQYYLSGAQEGPVTWDQLDAIEQERIGPAAQREDWVGMAMAAADGLADAVGGGTGGAPDADEGGSSFPVLLIIVLLAVVAAVIIWLVIRSRRKKAAVQAGPATADELAKISTDELERRASSALVETDDAIKTSEQELGFAKAQFGDAATVEFQEALTEAKAGLDQAFSLRQKLDDDVPDTEAEVRTIHAQVLELCAAANQGLDEKAADFDELRKLEQNAPEALARVQELRGTVGGATDAAASTLAALGGPYAPEALAPIVDNPEQARQRLAFADAQLVSAQQAIGAGNGGAAAVSIRAAEEAVDQAKHLQDAVGALADNLAEGEREAAALIGELETDIASASGLPDPDGRIGAVVAATRQRVDAAKVHLGATAKRPLFALQSLEQANTEIDALLDGVRDAQAKQQKAAQTLGHLIVQAQAQVNAAEEYITSRRGAVGAQARTRLAEAGASLVQAQQLQHTDPVQALPYAQRANDLAGQAMQAAQNDVGGFGGGGMFGGGGGGGGGDVMGAVLGGIVINSLLGGGGGRSRGGGGMFGGGGSRGGGSRGGGGGFGGGSRGGGGRSSGSFGGSGTRGRRGGGRF from the coding sequence ATGCGTTCGCGCCTCGTCCTGGCGCTCATGGCGGCTGTCGCGATCGTGCTGGGTGGCCCCGGCATCGCGCTCGCGACCGATCCGGTCACCCTGGGCTCCGGCCGGGTGCTGGACGACGCGGGGGTGCTCAGCTCCGGCGAGGAAACCGCGATCCAGGAGCGCTACGAGGCCCTGTCGCAGTCGTCCGGCGTCGACCTGTGGGTCGTCTACGTCGATGAGTTCACGAACCCGTCGAGCGCGCAGGAGTGGGCCGACGAGGTCGTCGTCGCCAACGGACTCGGTGTCAACCAGTACCTCCTCGCCGTCTCGACCGATGGACGCCAGTACTACCTGTCCGGTGCTCAGGAGGGTCCGGTCACGTGGGATCAGCTCGACGCGATCGAGCAGGAGCGCATTGGTCCGGCGGCGCAGCGCGAGGACTGGGTCGGCATGGCGATGGCCGCTGCCGACGGGCTGGCCGATGCGGTCGGCGGCGGCACCGGTGGCGCACCGGACGCCGACGAGGGTGGCTCGTCGTTCCCGGTTCTGCTCATCATCGTGCTGCTCGCGGTCGTCGCAGCGGTGATCATCTGGCTCGTGATCCGCTCCCGCAGGAAGAAGGCCGCCGTCCAGGCGGGGCCGGCGACGGCGGACGAACTCGCCAAGATCAGCACCGACGAGCTCGAGCGACGCGCGTCGTCGGCACTCGTCGAGACCGACGACGCCATCAAGACGAGCGAGCAGGAGCTCGGCTTCGCGAAGGCGCAGTTCGGCGACGCGGCGACCGTGGAGTTCCAAGAGGCGCTGACGGAGGCGAAAGCGGGTCTCGACCAGGCGTTCTCACTGCGACAGAAGCTCGATGACGACGTCCCCGACACCGAGGCCGAAGTCCGCACGATCCACGCGCAGGTGCTCGAGCTGTGCGCGGCCGCGAACCAGGGCCTCGACGAGAAGGCCGCCGACTTCGACGAGCTGCGCAAGCTCGAGCAGAACGCCCCCGAAGCCCTCGCGCGTGTGCAGGAGCTGCGCGGCACGGTCGGCGGAGCGACGGATGCCGCGGCCTCGACCCTCGCCGCCCTGGGCGGCCCCTATGCGCCCGAAGCGCTCGCCCCCATCGTGGACAACCCCGAGCAGGCGCGGCAGCGACTGGCCTTCGCCGACGCACAGCTGGTATCGGCTCAGCAGGCGATCGGCGCCGGCAACGGCGGTGCGGCCGCGGTCAGCATCCGCGCCGCGGAGGAGGCGGTCGACCAGGCGAAGCACCTGCAGGACGCCGTCGGCGCCCTGGCCGACAACCTCGCCGAAGGCGAGCGCGAGGCGGCAGCGCTGATCGGCGAGCTTGAGACCGACATCGCCTCCGCGAGCGGTCTGCCCGACCCCGACGGCCGGATCGGCGCGGTCGTCGCCGCGACGCGACAGCGAGTGGATGCCGCGAAAGTCCACCTCGGCGCCACCGCCAAGCGCCCGCTGTTCGCTCTGCAGTCGCTCGAGCAGGCCAACACGGAGATCGACGCGCTGCTGGACGGCGTCCGCGACGCGCAGGCGAAGCAGCAGAAGGCCGCGCAGACCCTCGGTCACCTCATCGTGCAGGCCCAGGCACAGGTGAATGCCGCCGAGGAGTACATCACCTCGCGGCGGGGCGCGGTCGGAGCCCAGGCGCGCACACGACTGGCCGAAGCGGGAGCGTCGCTCGTGCAGGCCCAGCAGCTGCAGCACACCGATCCGGTCCAAGCGCTCCCGTACGCGCAGCGCGCGAACGACCTCGCAGGGCAGGCGATGCAGGCGGCGCAGAACGACGTCGGCGGCTTCGGCGGGGGCGGCATGTTCGGGGGCGGAGGCGGGGGCGGCGGCGGGGACGTCATGGGCGCTGTCCTCGGCGGCATCGTGATCAACTCGCTGCTCGGCGGCGGAGGCGGACGCTCCCGCGGCGGGGGCGGCATGTTCGGCGGAGGCGGCAGTCGGGGCGGCGGGTCTCGCGGCGGTGGCGGAGGCTTCGGCGGTGGCTCTCGTGGCGGCGGAGGCCGGTCGTCCGGCAGCTTCGGCGGCAGCGGCACCCGCGGGCGACGCGGTGGAGGTCGCTTTTGA
- a CDS encoding DUF6766 family protein, whose translation MRGFLKDNGLSVAFLLLFLVTLFGQSLAGHADENEELLRHGMPEVGYLQFIGSSRFLVDVAENWQSEFLQFFLFIFATIWLIQRGSPESKKPGHAGVGTDREQLVGPHARPDSPAWAKVRGFRLWLFSNSLLLVMGTVFVLSWLAQSLAGVVVANDENAMHGMPPETWADYVASPEFWNRTLQNWQSELLAVGAMVVLSIYLRQRGSSESKPVGVPHLESGTESE comes from the coding sequence GTGCGCGGGTTCCTGAAGGACAACGGCCTGAGCGTCGCATTCCTGCTGCTGTTCCTGGTGACGCTGTTCGGCCAGTCGCTGGCCGGGCACGCCGACGAGAACGAGGAACTGCTCCGGCACGGGATGCCGGAGGTCGGCTACCTGCAGTTCATCGGCTCGTCGCGGTTCCTCGTCGACGTCGCCGAGAACTGGCAGTCCGAGTTCCTGCAGTTCTTCCTGTTCATCTTCGCGACGATCTGGCTGATCCAGCGCGGGTCGCCCGAGTCGAAGAAGCCCGGCCACGCCGGTGTCGGGACCGACCGCGAGCAGCTCGTCGGTCCGCACGCCCGGCCGGATTCACCGGCCTGGGCGAAGGTGCGCGGCTTTCGGCTGTGGCTGTTCTCCAACTCGCTGCTGCTGGTCATGGGCACGGTCTTCGTGCTGTCGTGGCTCGCGCAGTCGCTGGCAGGTGTCGTCGTCGCGAACGACGAGAACGCGATGCACGGCATGCCGCCCGAGACCTGGGCCGACTACGTCGCGTCGCCCGAGTTCTGGAACCGGACCCTGCAGAACTGGCAGTCCGAGCTGCTCGCCGTCGGCGCGATGGTGGTGCTGTCGATCTACCTGCGCCAGCGAGGGTCGAGCGAGTCGAAGCCGGTCGGAGTCCCGCACCTGGAGAGCGGCACCGAGTCCGAGTGA
- the lysA gene encoding diaminopimelate decarboxylase, translating to MSASELRPPVPAWLVVPDDVNALATEVWPEHASRDASGVLELGGVPVTTLREQFGTPLYVLDEAAVRARATRVSEAFRAATARHGVQARVYYAGKAFLSTEVVRWVTGEGLAVDVASGGELAVALAAGADPARIGLHGNNKLIGELEQAVEVGVGSVIVDSPIEIERLAAIADRRGIVQNVLVRVSTGVHAETHDFLATAHEDQKFGFPLVDAGAVVARIRELPALRFLGLHCHIGSQIFGVSGFEESAARLVETHAELLAGGDVPVLNLGGGFGIAYTSVDDPTPIEQLADGIVDAVARECEVRGIPMPNLAFEPGRSIVGRAGVTLYEVGTVKPVRVSDDLERLYVSVDGGMSDNARTALYGAQYSARVASRTSDAAPALARVVGRHCESGDIVVDHEYLPADIVPGDLLAVPATGAYCFSLASNYNYLPRPAVVAVRDGSARVIVRGETIEDLLARDAGTVTEGNA from the coding sequence GTGTCCGCCTCTGAACTCCGCCCGCCGGTGCCCGCCTGGCTCGTCGTGCCCGACGACGTGAACGCGCTGGCCACCGAGGTGTGGCCCGAGCACGCGTCTCGTGACGCGAGCGGCGTGCTCGAACTGGGCGGTGTGCCGGTCACGACGCTGCGCGAGCAGTTCGGCACCCCGCTGTACGTGCTCGACGAGGCCGCGGTGCGCGCCCGCGCCACCCGCGTGAGCGAAGCGTTCCGGGCCGCTACCGCCCGCCACGGCGTGCAGGCCCGCGTCTATTACGCCGGCAAGGCGTTCCTGAGCACCGAGGTCGTCCGGTGGGTCACCGGCGAGGGCCTCGCCGTCGACGTCGCCAGCGGGGGAGAGCTCGCCGTCGCTCTCGCCGCCGGCGCCGACCCCGCGCGCATCGGGCTGCACGGCAACAACAAGCTCATCGGCGAACTCGAGCAGGCCGTCGAGGTCGGCGTCGGATCCGTCATCGTCGACAGCCCCATCGAGATCGAGCGGCTCGCCGCGATCGCCGACCGCCGCGGCATCGTCCAGAACGTCCTGGTGCGGGTCAGCACCGGGGTGCACGCCGAGACGCACGACTTCCTCGCGACGGCGCACGAAGACCAGAAGTTCGGCTTCCCGCTGGTGGATGCCGGTGCCGTCGTCGCCCGTATCCGCGAACTCCCCGCGCTGCGATTCCTCGGGCTGCACTGCCACATCGGCTCTCAGATCTTCGGTGTCTCGGGCTTCGAGGAGTCGGCCGCGCGCCTGGTCGAGACACACGCCGAACTGCTCGCCGGCGGCGACGTGCCGGTCCTGAACCTCGGCGGTGGCTTCGGAATCGCGTACACGTCGGTCGACGACCCGACCCCGATCGAGCAGCTCGCCGATGGCATCGTCGACGCCGTGGCCCGCGAGTGCGAGGTGCGCGGCATCCCGATGCCGAATCTCGCGTTCGAGCCGGGCCGGTCGATCGTCGGCCGTGCCGGGGTGACCCTGTACGAGGTGGGCACCGTCAAGCCGGTGCGCGTCTCGGACGACCTCGAGCGCCTGTACGTGAGCGTCGACGGCGGCATGAGCGACAACGCCCGCACCGCGCTGTACGGCGCGCAGTACTCGGCGCGCGTCGCCTCGCGCACCAGCGACGCCGCGCCGGCGCTCGCCCGCGTCGTCGGACGCCACTGCGAGTCCGGTGACATCGTCGTCGACCACGAGTACCTGCCCGCCGACATCGTGCCCGGCGACCTCCTCGCGGTGCCCGCCACCGGTGCGTACTGCTTCTCGCTCGCGAGCAACTACAACTACCTGCCCCGCCCGGCGGTCGTCGCCGTGCGGGACGGCAGCGCCCGCGTCATCGTGCGCGGGGAGACCATCGAGGATCTGCTGGCCCGTGACGCCGGCACCGTGACCGAGGGAAACGCATGA
- a CDS encoding DUF3097 family protein: protein MDDRYSGDVLAAGWRDAGRRVAPKIEAEKDLVVEVAGDGFCGAVIGTQSGHVELEDRLGRRRLFPLGGGFLIDGASVELIPAKPKAPVRPARTASGSFAAPQQRARVARASRILVEGKHDAELVEKVWGDDLRAEGVVVEFLQGVDLLGDLLRDDPPSAERRYGVLVDHLVQGSKETRIAQTVERGPHGRYVRIVGHPHVDVWECVLPRAIGIAAWPQVPRGIDWKTGVSRALGWPAEEQADFARNWQRILGAVHSYRDLDPALLGRVEELIDFVTE from the coding sequence ATGGACGACAGATACAGCGGCGATGTGCTTGCGGCCGGATGGCGTGACGCGGGGCGCCGCGTCGCCCCGAAGATCGAGGCCGAGAAGGACCTCGTCGTCGAGGTGGCGGGCGACGGGTTCTGCGGGGCGGTGATCGGCACGCAGTCCGGCCACGTCGAACTCGAGGATCGCCTCGGGCGGCGCCGGCTGTTCCCTCTCGGCGGCGGCTTCCTCATCGACGGCGCGAGCGTCGAGCTCATTCCCGCGAAGCCGAAGGCGCCGGTGCGTCCCGCGCGCACGGCATCGGGTTCTTTCGCCGCGCCGCAGCAGCGGGCGCGCGTCGCTCGCGCGTCGCGGATCCTCGTGGAAGGCAAGCACGACGCCGAGCTCGTCGAGAAGGTGTGGGGCGATGACCTGCGCGCCGAGGGCGTCGTCGTCGAGTTCCTGCAGGGGGTCGACCTGCTGGGCGACCTGCTGCGCGACGACCCGCCGTCCGCCGAGCGCCGCTACGGCGTGCTCGTCGACCACCTCGTGCAGGGCTCGAAGGAGACACGGATCGCGCAGACCGTCGAACGCGGTCCGCACGGCCGGTACGTGCGCATCGTGGGGCACCCGCACGTCGATGTCTGGGAGTGCGTGCTGCCGCGGGCGATCGGCATCGCCGCCTGGCCGCAGGTGCCGCGCGGGATCGACTGGAAGACCGGTGTCAGCCGCGCGCTGGGCTGGCCCGCCGAGGAGCAGGCCGACTTCGCCCGCAACTGGCAGCGGATCCTCGGCGCCGTCCACTCCTATCGCGACCTCGACCCCGCACTCCTGGGCCGGGTCGAGGAGCTCATCGACTTCGTGACCGAGTGA
- a CDS encoding SGNH/GDSL hydrolase family protein: MSPREHPLRRIPTRVRAMFAVGLAAIVLAAVLPVWTAPQTTVVAGDGVQVELAPEPLDLPDEPTVLIFGDSWTFGSAASAPTLGYAYVVAELAGWTTVVDGVRGSGYLKPGLDGPAFGERIAALDPTLAPDLVIIQGSINDRRLPAAGYADAVNAAWDELAALYPAARIVVLGPAPQVLPVERTTARIDSDLTALAAERGWWYISPLREGWITQENYYTVIDTGVGRDHPSTVGHQYLAQRLAEAVTALSR; encoded by the coding sequence ATGAGCCCGCGCGAACACCCGCTGCGCCGCATTCCCACGCGTGTGCGCGCGATGTTCGCGGTGGGCCTCGCGGCGATCGTGCTGGCCGCCGTTCTGCCGGTGTGGACGGCTCCGCAGACGACGGTCGTCGCGGGCGACGGCGTGCAGGTCGAACTGGCCCCCGAGCCGCTCGACCTGCCCGATGAGCCCACCGTCCTGATCTTCGGAGACTCGTGGACGTTCGGGTCGGCGGCATCCGCCCCCACCCTCGGGTACGCATACGTCGTGGCTGAGCTCGCAGGCTGGACCACGGTGGTCGACGGGGTGCGCGGCAGCGGGTATCTGAAGCCGGGACTGGACGGTCCCGCATTCGGCGAGCGGATCGCGGCGCTCGACCCGACCCTGGCTCCGGACCTGGTGATCATCCAGGGCAGCATCAACGACCGGCGCCTGCCGGCCGCGGGCTACGCCGACGCGGTGAACGCCGCGTGGGACGAACTGGCCGCGCTCTATCCGGCCGCACGGATCGTGGTGCTCGGGCCCGCCCCGCAGGTGCTGCCGGTCGAGCGCACGACCGCACGGATCGACAGCGACTTGACGGCGCTGGCCGCGGAGCGCGGCTGGTGGTACATCTCGCCCCTTCGCGAAGGCTGGATCACGCAGGAGAACTACTACACGGTCATCGACACCGGAGTCGGCCGCGACCACCCGTCAACGGTCGGGCACCAGTACCTCGCGCAGCGCCTGGCCGAGGCGGTGACCGCCCTCTCGCGGTGA
- a CDS encoding DMT family transporter, producing the protein MSWIILIVSGVLEAVWATALGKSEGFTKLWPSIVFGVALILSMGGLAWAMRDISTGTAYAVWVGIGASITVVYAMITGDEQFSLIKFLLILGLVGCIVGLKLVSGE; encoded by the coding sequence ATGTCGTGGATCATTCTCATCGTCTCGGGCGTGCTCGAAGCCGTCTGGGCGACCGCCCTGGGCAAGTCCGAGGGCTTCACGAAGCTGTGGCCGTCGATCGTCTTCGGCGTCGCCCTCATCCTGAGCATGGGCGGCCTCGCCTGGGCGATGCGCGACATCTCGACCGGCACCGCGTATGCCGTCTGGGTCGGCATCGGCGCGTCGATCACCGTCGTCTACGCGATGATCACCGGCGACGAGCAGTTCTCACTCATCAAGTTCCTGCTGATCCTGGGACTCGTCGGCTGCATCGTCGGACTGAAACTCGTCAGCGGAGAGTGA
- a CDS encoding LmeA family phospholipid-binding protein has protein sequence MTDDTHDTAPIPDPAAQWVLATPGRPATKPKRAVWPWLVAAAAVVVLVVVAWIAGEQIARNLLVNTVREQVITQLSLPADQQVDVDVPGPVLPQLIGGEIDEITIASDDVVFGELSGDVSVHATGVPVRGDGPMDAASATITLDEAQLTALLGTIEDFPADTVVIDAPAIEISMELQLFALTVPVGITLVPSAAGGDLVLTPSTLRVAGTEITAEALSRQFGAIAGTVIRDWQVCIADQLPAGVMLNGVEVNRDDIVAEFEIDGEIITDETLQQPGSCA, from the coding sequence GTGACCGACGACACGCACGACACCGCGCCGATCCCCGACCCGGCAGCGCAGTGGGTGCTGGCCACGCCCGGCCGGCCCGCGACGAAGCCGAAGCGCGCCGTGTGGCCGTGGCTCGTTGCCGCCGCGGCAGTCGTGGTGCTCGTCGTCGTCGCCTGGATCGCCGGCGAGCAGATCGCGCGCAACCTGCTCGTGAACACCGTCCGCGAGCAGGTGATCACTCAGCTGTCACTCCCGGCCGACCAGCAGGTCGACGTCGACGTCCCGGGTCCGGTCCTGCCGCAGCTGATCGGCGGCGAGATCGACGAGATCACGATCGCCAGCGACGACGTCGTGTTCGGCGAACTCTCCGGTGACGTGAGCGTCCACGCGACAGGGGTCCCCGTGCGCGGTGACGGGCCGATGGATGCCGCCTCGGCCACGATCACGCTCGACGAGGCCCAGCTGACGGCACTCCTCGGCACGATCGAGGACTTCCCGGCCGACACGGTCGTCATCGACGCGCCGGCGATCGAGATCTCGATGGAGCTGCAGCTGTTCGCGCTCACCGTTCCGGTCGGCATCACCCTCGTACCCAGCGCCGCCGGCGGCGACCTCGTGCTGACTCCGTCGACCCTGCGGGTCGCGGGAACAGAGATCACCGCCGAGGCGCTCTCGCGCCAGTTCGGCGCGATCGCCGGCACGGTCATCCGCGACTGGCAGGTGTGCATCGCCGACCAGCTGCCGGCCGGTGTCATGCTCAACGGCGTCGAGGTGAACCGCGACGACATCGTGGCCGAGTTCGAGATCGACGGCGAGATCATCACCGACGAGACCCTCCAGCAGCCCGGTTCCTGCGCGTAG